A single region of the Chromatiales bacterium genome encodes:
- a CDS encoding ATP-binding protein produces the protein MLKLNKFFLSDVRCFKGEKEFNIRPLTFLIGENSTGKSTVLGCIHAIGRYIGGQGPSINFQWEPFEMGGFTNIARRATPKNTEFELGFEFDSDEKALKHELRITLGEQSDSATPVIKQIGMTFSDREIIFIPSSSDDNEDSPRPKIDHKGSKKVLKILLPTYVQHSLSFSRGFYYLQRIKHDAKLSARDHRQVGETSVNSEEEEVLQFFTDKVWDKVSDKVWDVLRLSLNLYGFAPIRSEPHRTYDPLFDDETPYGHEIPLILRRLSFGEKEKWNQLKEKLVKFGKSSGLFTDIQVRNLGRSLSNPFQLQFKIRGAQATNLIDVGYGVSQILPIVTRVLMATESQFLMQQPEVHLHPKAQAALTSLLVKLTKPQNNSFIIETHSDYLIDRARIEIMRGNIAPDDVSLIYLESKRGDVAVHNLCFDEEANFKEYPPDGYRKFFLQEAHRLLGWDD, from the coding sequence ATGCTGAAACTGAATAAATTCTTCTTAAGCGATGTTCGCTGCTTCAAAGGCGAGAAAGAATTCAATATACGTCCCTTGACTTTCTTGATAGGAGAAAATAGCACCGGCAAATCAACTGTCCTAGGGTGTATCCATGCAATAGGCCGATATATCGGCGGGCAAGGGCCTTCAATAAACTTTCAATGGGAGCCTTTTGAAATGGGAGGTTTTACAAACATCGCCAGAAGAGCAACACCTAAAAATACTGAGTTTGAACTGGGTTTTGAATTCGATTCCGATGAGAAGGCATTAAAACACGAATTACGAATTACTCTGGGCGAGCAATCTGATAGTGCAACTCCGGTTATAAAACAAATAGGTATGACATTCTCTGATAGAGAAATAATATTCATCCCCTCTAGTAGCGATGACAACGAGGACTCACCCAGACCTAAAATAGACCATAAAGGTTCTAAGAAGGTCTTAAAAATTTTACTTCCGACATATGTTCAGCACTCTCTATCATTTTCTCGGGGGTTTTATTATCTGCAGCGTATAAAGCATGATGCCAAATTATCTGCCCGTGACCATCGTCAAGTCGGAGAAACATCAGTTAATTCCGAAGAGGAAGAGGTTTTGCAATTTTTTACAGATAAGGTATGGGATAAGGTATCGGATAAGGTATGGGATGTATTACGCCTCTCTCTTAACCTATACGGTTTTGCACCTATACGCTCTGAACCGCACAGGACTTATGATCCTTTATTTGATGATGAAACTCCGTACGGTCATGAGATTCCCTTAATATTGCGAAGATTGTCCTTTGGAGAAAAGGAGAAATGGAATCAATTAAAAGAAAAGCTAGTAAAATTCGGCAAAAGTTCTGGATTATTCACTGATATTCAGGTCAGAAATCTGGGTAGGTCTCTGAGCAATCCATTCCAGCTGCAATTTAAAATCAGAGGCGCACAGGCTACGAATTTAATAGATGTCGGTTATGGTGTAAGCCAGATATTACCGATTGTGACGCGTGTACTCATGGCAACTGAATCCCAATTTTTAATGCAACAACCGGAAGTCCATCTGCATCCTAAAGCACAAGCAGCGCTGACCTCTTTATTGGTCAAGCTGACAAAACCGCAAAATAATAGCTTTATTATAGAAACGCATAGCGACTATCTGATTGACCGCGCGCGTATTGAAATTATGCGCGGCAACATAGCGCCAGACGATGTTTCGCTGATTTACTTAGAATCAAAAAGGGGAGATGTAGCAGTGCATAATTTATGCTTTGATGAGGAAGCTAACTTTAAAGAATATCCGCCTGATGGCTATCGTAAGTTCTTTTTGCAAGAAGCCCATAGATTATTAGGGTGGGATGACTAA
- a CDS encoding aminodeoxychorismate/anthranilate synthase component II, translating to MILVIDNYDSFTYNLVQYLGELGVDTQVVRNDQTDIKAIHELKPQRILISPGPGTPDSAGISLSVIKHFAEQIPILGVCLGHQAIAQAFGGTISHAQRIMHGKTSQIYHHTTGLFVDIDSPFQATRYHSLVIEKTSLPECLEVNAWTEVDHQPEEIMGVRHRSYPTVGVQFHPESILTEHGHKLLSNFLKDAV from the coding sequence ATGATATTGGTTATAGATAATTACGATTCTTTCACTTATAACTTGGTACAGTATTTAGGCGAGTTAGGTGTTGATACTCAGGTTGTGCGCAACGACCAAACCGATATAAAAGCGATACACGAACTCAAACCGCAGCGTATCTTAATTTCTCCCGGACCTGGCACACCCGATTCTGCAGGGATCTCGCTTTCAGTGATCAAACATTTTGCCGAACAGATTCCGATTTTGGGCGTGTGTTTAGGTCATCAAGCCATTGCTCAAGCTTTCGGTGGCACGATAAGTCATGCACAGCGGATTATGCACGGCAAAACTTCGCAGATTTATCATCACACAACCGGTTTGTTCGTGGACATAGATAGTCCTTTTCAAGCAACTCGCTACCACTCGTTGGTCATAGAAAAGACTTCTTTACCTGAGTGTTTAGAGGTAAATGCCTGGACCGAAGTAGATCATCAACCAGAGGAGATTATGGGAGTGCGCCATCGCAGTTATCCCACGGTGGGCGTACAGTTTCATCCGGAATCCATATTGACTGAGCACGGACATAAATTACTGAGCAATTTTTTGAAAGATGCAGTTTAG
- the trpC gene encoding indole-3-glycerol phosphate synthase TrpC, translated as MSEQRSLLSEILAYKQQQVAELRKQRGIDLLKEYAQEQGAPRGFAHSLKARVKNKKTAIIAEIKRASPSKGTLCVDFNPLDIARDYMMAGATCLSVLTDKKFFKGSGAILDLVRRHCMLPTLQKDFIIDEYQIYESRALGADCILLIVAALPDDAQLQSLHAKARELNMDVLVEIHDQAELQRALTIDGIELIGINNRNLHTFKTDIGISIELAASVAEDKIVISESGINTPDDIQRLAQHNIHACLIGEALMTAANRQEKLIELLGGTRRPY; from the coding sequence ATGTCTGAACAGCGATCGCTACTCTCTGAGATACTAGCATATAAACAGCAACAGGTTGCTGAGTTGCGCAAGCAGCGTGGCATAGACCTACTCAAAGAGTATGCACAAGAACAAGGTGCACCGCGTGGGTTTGCGCATAGCCTAAAAGCACGCGTGAAGAATAAAAAAACCGCAATCATCGCCGAGATTAAACGCGCATCCCCCAGCAAAGGCACGCTGTGTGTAGATTTCAATCCACTCGATATAGCTCGCGATTATATGATGGCTGGTGCGACTTGCCTGTCGGTTCTCACCGATAAAAAATTCTTTAAAGGCTCAGGTGCTATATTAGACCTAGTGCGCCGCCACTGTATGCTACCGACACTGCAAAAGGATTTCATCATTGACGAATACCAAATCTACGAAAGTCGTGCACTGGGTGCCGACTGTATACTACTCATAGTCGCCGCTTTGCCTGACGACGCACAGCTACAAAGCCTCCATGCAAAGGCGCGCGAACTCAACATGGATGTGTTGGTGGAAATACACGACCAAGCGGAACTGCAGCGCGCACTAACCATTGACGGAATAGAGCTGATAGGCATCAACAATCGTAATCTCCATACTTTCAAAACTGATATAGGAATCAGCATTGAGCTCGCCGCATCAGTAGCTGAAGACAAAATCGTCATTAGTGAAAGCGGCATCAATACACCCGACGATATTCAACGACTGGCACAACACAACATCCATGCCTGCCTGATAGGTGAAGCTCTGATGACCGCCGCAAACCGACAGGAGAAGCTCATCGAATTGCTCGGAGGCACTCGCCGCCCGTACTGA
- the trpD gene encoding anthranilate phosphoribosyltransferase, with product MQFSRLINKLVDGYSLEAQEMQAFMNALMQGDIDAVQAGAVLIALRAKGESIEELTVAAQTMLDFALPVEIAGEHLVDTCGTGGDGADTFNISTGSALVAAAAGAIVAKHGNRSVSSHCGSADCLELAGVTIDLPVPAVQACIAKVGIGFLFAPNFHPAMRHVIGIRKSLGVRTLFNLLGPLTNPARPPYKVIGVFDKAWLAAMAQAASALGVARVMTLHSEEGLDEISPAATTHVVEIINGETRSYTVTPEDFGYSPIELSAIKATSPEHSLQTLQMALKGDTPASQAIAMNAAAALYIAQLASDLKEGAAMAMDAMRDQRATDKLQALIEVSRTEAQKYV from the coding sequence ATGCAGTTTAGCCGATTGATAAATAAACTGGTTGATGGGTATAGCTTAGAGGCTCAGGAGATGCAGGCTTTTATGAATGCGCTGATGCAAGGTGACATTGATGCTGTGCAAGCCGGCGCCGTGCTGATAGCACTACGCGCGAAAGGTGAAAGCATCGAGGAGTTGACTGTGGCTGCGCAAACTATGCTTGATTTTGCGCTACCTGTGGAGATAGCAGGAGAACACTTAGTGGACACCTGCGGCACTGGCGGCGACGGCGCCGATACTTTTAATATATCAACTGGTTCGGCTTTGGTGGCTGCCGCAGCTGGGGCGATAGTGGCAAAGCACGGAAACCGTTCGGTTTCAAGCCACTGCGGCAGTGCTGATTGCTTAGAGTTGGCGGGTGTAACCATAGACCTGCCAGTACCCGCAGTGCAGGCGTGTATAGCAAAAGTCGGCATAGGGTTTTTATTCGCACCTAATTTTCATCCGGCGATGCGCCATGTAATCGGTATTCGCAAATCACTGGGCGTGCGCACACTATTTAATCTGTTAGGTCCACTGACTAATCCCGCTCGCCCACCTTATAAAGTCATTGGGGTATTTGATAAAGCATGGCTCGCCGCTATGGCACAAGCGGCATCGGCACTGGGTGTTGCGCGAGTGATGACATTGCACTCTGAAGAGGGATTGGATGAGATTAGTCCCGCCGCTACCACCCATGTGGTAGAAATTATCAATGGTGAAACCCGAAGCTATACAGTGACTCCAGAGGATTTTGGTTATAGTCCTATAGAACTTTCGGCAATCAAAGCCACATCACCTGAACACAGCCTACAGACATTGCAAATGGCACTAAAAGGAGATACCCCAGCCTCTCAGGCGATAGCAATGAATGCTGCAGCAGCACTCTATATTGCACAGCTTGCGTCTGACTTAAAAGAAGGTGCGGCGATGGCAATGGATGCGATGCGAGATCAGCGAGCAACGGATAAATTGCAAGCATTGATTGAGGTGAGTAGAACGGAAGCACAAAAGTATGTCTGA